A window of Leptotrichia wadei contains these coding sequences:
- a CDS encoding endonuclease/exonuclease/phosphatase family protein, with product MSKLKKVLLSLMICGATVSWAKEFKMMTYNIYGARLTNGQKLGESIKPYAPDFVSLQEVDKFTKRSNFRDVTSDIAKVLGYDYYFFKKSRDYDGGEYGISFISKYPLEKIYTYELPSEGEERRQLVVAELSKKTFGKKVLVMNTHLDFKPSIKPEEMESLDLLTKFFDKDDIKFISGDFNFLPSTKYYGQMTKDWRDTYMEANFSGARSLSDPRIDYIFGSQSKKWKVKSSYFINDATQDWTKLSDHLPYITTVDIK from the coding sequence ATGAGCAAATTAAAAAAAGTATTATTGTCGCTTATGATTTGTGGGGCGACTGTTAGCTGGGCAAAGGAATTTAAGATGATGACGTATAATATTTATGGGGCAAGGCTTACAAACGGACAGAAATTGGGAGAAAGCATAAAGCCGTATGCACCTGATTTTGTATCACTTCAGGAAGTTGATAAATTTACAAAGAGAAGCAATTTTAGGGATGTAACGTCTGATATTGCAAAAGTCTTGGGATATGATTATTATTTTTTCAAAAAATCGAGAGATTATGATGGCGGGGAATATGGAATTTCATTTATCTCAAAATATCCGCTTGAGAAAATATACACTTATGAATTGCCCTCAGAAGGTGAGGAAAGAAGACAGCTTGTAGTTGCAGAACTTTCTAAAAAGACTTTTGGTAAAAAGGTTTTAGTTATGAATACACATTTAGACTTTAAGCCAAGTATAAAACCTGAGGAAATGGAATCACTTGATTTACTTACAAAATTTTTTGATAAAGATGATATAAAATTTATAAGCGGAGATTTTAATTTTTTGCCATCAACAAAATATTATGGACAAATGACAAAGGACTGGAGAGATACATATATGGAAGCTAATTTTAGTGGAGCAAGATCACTTTCAGATCCAAGAATTGACTATATTTTTGGAAGTCAGTCAAAAAAATGGAAGGTGAAGTCAAGTTATTTTATCAATGATGCAACTCAAGACTGGACAAAATTGTCGGATCATCTTCCATATATAACAACTGTGGATATAAAATAA
- the trxB gene encoding thioredoxin-disulfide reductase produces MYDSVIIGSGPAGLTAAIYLSRAGLKNIVINGMEPGGQLTTTTEVENFPGFPQGISGPQLMEDIKSQSQNFGTEFLQAVVKDIKDVENNGKKTFELHLDNGNIVETKTIILSTGASAKYLGIENERENIGKGVSACATCDGFFYRGKEVVVIGGGDTAMEEALFLTKFVNKVTIINRREFLRASAIMQKRAKDNDKIEWKLDYTPKKVLADEKVTGIELINNKTGKTETLATDGIFVAIGRTPNTKFLEGKVEIDDRGYIVTKGKSSKTSTSGIFAAGDVQDSKYQQAIVAAGSGAIAALDVEEYLRENNL; encoded by the coding sequence ATGTACGATTCAGTAATTATCGGATCAGGACCGGCAGGACTTACAGCTGCAATTTATTTAAGCCGTGCTGGATTAAAAAATATAGTTATAAATGGAATGGAACCAGGCGGACAGCTTACAACAACAACAGAAGTTGAAAACTTTCCAGGATTTCCACAAGGAATTTCTGGACCGCAATTAATGGAAGATATAAAGTCTCAATCTCAAAATTTTGGAACTGAATTTTTGCAAGCTGTGGTAAAGGATATTAAAGATGTTGAAAATAATGGGAAAAAGACGTTTGAATTACATTTGGATAATGGGAATATTGTAGAAACAAAGACAATAATTTTATCAACAGGAGCAAGTGCAAAATATCTTGGAATTGAAAATGAAAGGGAAAATATTGGAAAAGGTGTTAGTGCCTGTGCGACTTGTGATGGATTTTTTTATCGTGGAAAAGAAGTAGTTGTAATTGGCGGGGGAGATACTGCAATGGAAGAGGCTTTATTTTTAACAAAATTTGTAAATAAAGTTACTATTATTAATAGAAGGGAATTTTTACGTGCTTCTGCAATTATGCAAAAAAGAGCGAAAGATAATGATAAAATCGAATGGAAATTGGATTACACGCCTAAAAAAGTATTGGCAGATGAAAAAGTTACAGGAATTGAACTTATAAATAACAAAACGGGTAAAACTGAAACTTTGGCAACAGATGGAATTTTTGTGGCAATTGGAAGAACTCCAAATACAAAATTCCTTGAAGGAAAAGTCGAAATTGATGATAGAGGCTATATTGTAACAAAAGGAAAATCTTCTAAAACAAGTACTTCTGGAATTTTTGCGGCTGGAGATGTTCAAGATAGTAAATACCAGCAGGCGATTGTTGCAGCGGGAAGTGGAGCAATTGCGGCACTTGATGTAGAAGAATATTTGAGGGAAAATAATTTGTAA
- a CDS encoding GNAT family N-acetyltransferase, whose protein sequence is MEVENIKIINGINDNNKNDIVKWTNEKGKDFLEQWAGKSLDFPLTESQIDDLKDIYSIFCENEFVGIIQKIRKEMNNIHIGRFLINPELTGKGLGKRALIEFINLIFQDEGVNSITLNVFDYNVGAKKLYEKVGFIVVNVVENPMKKYMMIMKKGEK, encoded by the coding sequence ATGGAAGTAGAAAATATAAAAATAATAAACGGAATAAATGACAATAATAAAAATGATATAGTCAAATGGACTAATGAAAAGGGAAAGGATTTTCTTGAGCAATGGGCTGGAAAAAGCCTTGATTTTCCGCTTACAGAAAGCCAAATTGATGATTTGAAGGATATTTACTCGATTTTTTGTGAAAATGAATTTGTGGGGATTATTCAGAAAATACGAAAAGAAATGAATAATATCCATATTGGGCGATTTTTGATTAATCCTGAACTTACTGGAAAAGGGCTTGGAAAAAGGGCTTTGATAGAGTTTATAAATTTAATTTTTCAAGATGAGGGTGTGAATTCGATTACGTTAAATGTGTTTGATTATAATGTGGGAGCTAAGAAATTATATGAAAAAGTTGGGTTTATAGTTGTAAATGTTGTTGAAAATCCGATGAAAAAGTATATGATGATTATGAAAAAAGGTGAAAAATAG
- a CDS encoding glycosyltransferase family 2 protein yields the protein MKVSLVMPTINVTTELELFLKSLRTQTYKDFELIVVDQNEGNEAFEIVKDYEEEFKIKYAKSDEKGLSLNRNRGLVLMEGEIVGFPDDDCEYQPDTLEKVVAFFERKKNYRIYSCRTLERGKTYGTGVMEKKDMEITKDNVDKTVKSITFFVNYKKDDIILFDENLGVGATFGSGEETDYVLTLLHKGYKGRYFANDIIFHPAKKGNYSDLDRAYKYALGFGALVKKEVKGRKNRFYILKYWKRQFRSFVGMIVTRNRAYHRVVMKGRKIGYTKYKI from the coding sequence ATGAAGGTTTCCCTTGTAATGCCAACAATTAATGTTACAACTGAACTTGAATTATTTTTGAAAAGTTTGAGAACACAGACTTATAAAGATTTTGAGTTAATTGTAGTGGATCAGAATGAAGGAAATGAAGCTTTTGAAATTGTGAAAGATTACGAAGAGGAATTTAAGATAAAATATGCAAAAAGCGATGAAAAGGGGCTGAGTTTAAACAGAAATAGAGGGCTTGTACTTATGGAAGGGGAAATTGTGGGATTTCCCGATGATGACTGTGAGTATCAGCCTGATACGTTGGAAAAAGTTGTTGCTTTTTTTGAAAGAAAAAAAAATTATCGGATTTATTCGTGTCGTACACTTGAACGTGGGAAAACTTATGGAACAGGTGTTATGGAAAAAAAAGACATGGAAATAACTAAAGATAATGTAGATAAAACAGTGAAATCTATAACTTTTTTTGTAAATTATAAAAAAGATGATATTATTTTATTTGATGAAAATTTGGGAGTTGGTGCGACTTTTGGAAGTGGAGAAGAAACTGACTATGTGCTTACATTACTTCATAAAGGCTACAAGGGAAGATATTTTGCAAACGACATAATTTTTCATCCAGCTAAAAAAGGAAACTACAGCGATTTGGATCGTGCATATAAATATGCTTTGGGATTTGGAGCATTAGTAAAAAAGGAAGTTAAGGGTAGAAAAAACAGATTTTATATTCTGAAATACTGGAAGCGGCAATTTAGAAGTTTTGTTGGAATGATTGTTACAAGAAACAGGGCATATCATAGAGTTGTGATGAAGGGTAGAAAAATTGGATATACAAAATATAAAATTTAA
- a CDS encoding glycosyltransferase: MIEKKIYYVWVGNAKKPDIFYKCLESWKKNLPDFEIIEINEKNFDMETHLAKNRFFRECYERRLWAYVSDYMRVHFMYENSGIYVDTDMEIIKNLTPILEEKDSFFKNPKNEKLKKMDFFIGYEDEKHISVGIFGTSKHNEVLKDIKEFYEKEIWEKPVWTIPKIFTYVFEKKYNLSGKRENLLKDGEIVIFPKEYFYPYGFHEKYTDDCIKPETYGIHWWNDSWSSLKARLFLEAKHLSGIKKLVKKTRIIARYYLKEKHK; this comes from the coding sequence ATGATAGAAAAAAAAATATATTATGTCTGGGTTGGAAATGCCAAAAAACCTGATATTTTTTATAAATGTCTGGAATCTTGGAAAAAGAATTTGCCTGATTTTGAAATAATAGAGATAAATGAAAAGAATTTTGATATGGAAACACATCTTGCGAAAAATAGATTTTTCCGTGAATGTTATGAAAGAAGGCTTTGGGCGTATGTTTCGGATTATATGAGAGTGCATTTTATGTATGAAAATTCTGGAATTTATGTTGATACGGATATGGAAATAATTAAAAATTTGACACCAATTTTAGAAGAAAAAGATTCTTTTTTTAAAAATCCAAAAAATGAGAAATTAAAAAAAATGGATTTTTTTATAGGTTATGAAGATGAAAAGCACATAAGCGTAGGAATTTTTGGAACATCAAAACACAATGAAGTGCTGAAGGATATTAAAGAGTTTTATGAAAAAGAGATTTGGGAAAAGCCAGTTTGGACGATTCCAAAAATATTTACGTATGTTTTTGAGAAAAAGTATAATTTGAGCGGGAAAAGGGAAAATTTGTTGAAAGATGGAGAAATAGTGATTTTTCCAAAAGAATATTTTTATCCTTACGGGTTTCATGAAAAATATACAGATGACTGTATAAAGCCTGAAACTTATGGAATACATTGGTGGAATGACAGCTGGAGCAGCTTGAAGGCTAGGTTATTTTTGGAAGCGAAGCATTTATCAGGGATAAAAAAATTGGTGAAAAAGACTAGAATAATTGCTAGATATTATTTGAAGGAAAAACATAAATAA
- the wzy gene encoding O-antigen polysaccharide polymerase Wzy, with amino-acid sequence MKRNNFIKEDKIGFLIFHMFVIAFVLFLKSMVTFPNDALKMKFLECLLMGVYIYTFFTAKIYLEWLNSYMIFLYTLFLFNFTRIFLDIVNYKEFGWATKFANFYFYYDVRNEIITVFLLVLLFTHLGFFIGISNEKISEIRSSITLESRRMFTDIGMALFIISLPALAYKMFIQLRVILHAGYEAYYTGILKGVDYPAFTKGSGTVMTIGFLIFLISIPSKRKFLTISSLYLMVKLLDSFKGARAIFLTQLLFIMWYYAKVYGIRIKAKTMVKLVGFTVIFSQILVSIRSKKIFSLDLINTIYNFLFSQGVSYLVLGYTINFKHNIVGHGSYPYILQGLLGFQPQSLETLETTNSLADRLTYYLNSGAYLKGEGIGSNYIAEMYDLGYIWLIIISILLGIAIIKYEKYVVKNRFLLLTSYYFIPNLFYIPRGSFFGEGLIKNMAMLIAVYVLVFSFDYMYRKIEEKKELI; translated from the coding sequence ATGAAAAGAAATAATTTTATAAAGGAAGATAAAATTGGATTTTTAATATTTCATATGTTTGTTATTGCATTTGTGCTATTTTTAAAAAGTATGGTGACTTTTCCAAATGATGCATTGAAAATGAAATTTTTAGAATGTCTGCTTATGGGAGTGTATATTTATACATTTTTTACGGCAAAAATTTATTTGGAGTGGTTAAATTCGTATATGATTTTTTTGTATACGCTATTTTTGTTTAATTTTACAAGGATATTTCTAGATATTGTGAATTATAAGGAATTTGGATGGGCTACGAAATTTGCTAATTTTTATTTTTATTATGATGTGAGAAATGAGATAATAACAGTTTTTTTACTTGTCTTATTGTTTACACATTTGGGATTTTTTATTGGAATTTCAAATGAAAAAATTAGTGAAATAAGAAGCAGCATTACACTTGAAAGCAGAAGAATGTTTACAGATATTGGAATGGCTTTATTTATAATCTCATTGCCTGCTTTAGCCTACAAAATGTTCATACAGTTAAGAGTAATATTACATGCTGGATATGAGGCTTATTATACTGGGATTTTAAAGGGCGTCGATTATCCTGCATTTACAAAAGGTTCTGGAACAGTAATGACAATTGGATTTTTGATATTTTTAATTTCAATTCCATCCAAAAGAAAATTTTTGACAATTTCTTCACTTTATCTTATGGTAAAACTGCTGGATTCGTTCAAGGGGGCAAGAGCAATATTTTTGACACAGCTGCTTTTTATAATGTGGTATTATGCAAAAGTTTATGGAATCAGGATAAAAGCCAAGACAATGGTAAAATTGGTAGGATTTACAGTGATTTTCTCACAAATTCTAGTATCTATCCGAAGTAAAAAAATATTCAGTTTAGATTTAATAAACACAATTTACAATTTTCTGTTTTCTCAAGGTGTAAGCTACCTTGTCCTAGGCTATACAATTAACTTCAAGCATAACATTGTCGGACATGGAAGTTATCCGTACATTTTACAGGGACTGTTAGGCTTCCAACCACAGTCACTTGAAACTCTTGAAACAACAAATTCACTTGCAGACAGATTAACATATTACCTAAATTCAGGAGCTTATTTAAAAGGTGAAGGAATTGGTTCAAATTACATCGCTGAAATGTATGATTTAGGATATATCTGGTTAATTATAATTTCAATTTTACTTGGAATTGCAATTATAAAGTATGAAAAATATGTTGTAAAAAATAGATTTTTATTATTGACAAGTTATTACTTTATTCCAAATTTATTTTACATCCCAAGAGGTTCATTCTTTGGAGAAGGATTAATAAAAAATATGGCAATGCTAATTGCAGTTTACGTTCTAGTCTTTAGCTTTGACTATATGTACAGGAAGATTGAGGAAAAGAAGGAACTGATTTGA
- a CDS encoding CDP-glycerol--glycerophosphate glycerophosphotransferase encodes MDKIKCLINMIIAYLIYPFNKGNFKNRNIWLVGGNAGELFVDNGRAMYEYLRSKQQEEVYWVINRNAKIAKKIPGEKLIKGSVKSYLYFMNAKVALFSHSISADIVPYLFVVPLINKFHKKVFKVFLNHGTVGFKVRQAMNPKTAKVAEALVKSYDLNICDSEFERKVKTETWWEVPKETAVITGYPRYDKLYNLKITEKQIFFMPTWRNWLKSENSENQKFEDTKYFQNISNLITDKKLNDYLEKNNIKLNVYIHQLMQDHLKNFGNIKLGKNIRILPKEVNITEELQKSKLLITDYSSVAYDFYYLNKPIIFFQFDKREYEEKVGSYVDLDKDLFGKQAKTVEKCVEEIIEISENNFHYDKDMKQKSDKLREKFLKYVDKGNCERVYDEILKRIN; translated from the coding sequence ATGGATAAGATAAAATGTTTGATAAATATGATAATAGCTTATCTAATTTATCCATTTAACAAAGGGAACTTTAAAAATAGAAATATTTGGCTTGTGGGAGGAAATGCAGGAGAGCTTTTTGTGGATAATGGACGTGCAATGTATGAATATTTACGGTCAAAACAGCAGGAGGAAGTATACTGGGTGATAAACAGAAATGCCAAAATTGCTAAAAAAATTCCGGGAGAAAAGCTGATAAAAGGAAGTGTAAAAAGCTATCTGTATTTTATGAATGCAAAAGTTGCATTATTTTCCCACTCAATTTCTGCGGACATTGTTCCATACCTGTTTGTAGTGCCATTAATAAACAAATTTCACAAAAAAGTATTCAAAGTATTCCTAAATCACGGAACAGTAGGCTTTAAAGTCCGACAGGCAATGAATCCAAAAACGGCAAAAGTTGCAGAAGCCCTTGTAAAATCCTATGATTTAAACATCTGCGATTCAGAATTTGAAAGAAAAGTGAAAACAGAAACTTGGTGGGAAGTGCCAAAGGAAACAGCAGTTATAACAGGCTACCCAAGATATGATAAATTATACAATCTAAAAATTACGGAAAAACAAATATTCTTTATGCCGACGTGGCGAAACTGGCTAAAGTCAGAAAACTCAGAAAATCAAAAATTTGAAGATACAAAATATTTTCAGAATATCTCAAATTTAATTACAGATAAAAAATTAAATGATTATCTGGAAAAAAATAATATTAAATTGAATGTCTACATTCATCAATTAATGCAGGATCATTTAAAAAATTTTGGAAATATAAAACTTGGAAAAAATATAAGAATACTTCCGAAAGAAGTAAATATAACTGAGGAACTGCAAAAATCAAAATTATTAATAACAGACTATTCAAGCGTAGCCTACGACTTTTATTATCTAAACAAGCCAATTATCTTCTTTCAGTTTGATAAACGTGAATATGAAGAAAAAGTTGGATCTTATGTGGATTTAGATAAGGATTTGTTTGGAAAGCAGGCTAAAACTGTGGAAAAATGTGTAGAGGAAATTATTGAGATTTCTGAAAATAATTTTCATTATGATAAGGATATGAAGCAGAAATCTGATAAGTTGAGAGAAAAGTTTTTGAAGTATGTAGATAAGGGGAATTGTGAAAGGGTTTACGATGAAATTTTAAAAAGAATAAATTAA
- the trxA gene encoding thioredoxin has protein sequence MALNLNKDNFEQSIANGVALVDFWASWCGPCKMQLPIIEEFSGEMEGKATVGKVNVDEELELAQSFGIQSIPTLILFKDGKPVKKLVGLHSKEALYEEVNQVL, from the coding sequence ATGGCATTAAATTTAAATAAAGATAATTTTGAACAAAGTATTGCAAATGGAGTGGCTTTAGTTGACTTTTGGGCTAGCTGGTGCGGACCTTGTAAAATGCAGCTTCCTATTATTGAAGAATTTTCAGGAGAAATGGAAGGAAAAGCTACAGTTGGAAAAGTAAATGTAGATGAAGAATTGGAATTGGCACAATCTTTTGGAATCCAAAGCATTCCTACATTAATTTTATTCAAAGATGGGAAACCTGTTAAAAAATTAGTTGGATTACATTCAAAAGAAGCGCTTTATGAAGAAGTAAATCAAGTATTATAA
- a CDS encoding metalloregulator ArsR/SmtB family transcription factor, translating to MDKICENYKNSLYSGLSKIGKCLSSEKRIEILDLLVQGSKTVESISNETGMSIANTSRHLQILKDGNLVINEKKGNYVVYEIANTQIIDLVYLLIGVGEKQLADIQRIHNEFNDSCMKIRPITLEQAYEMAKKSETLIIDLRPQDEFNSSHIENAINIPMKELEKNITNLPKNKKIIVYCRGRNCAYANLASKLLNDNGFQAYSLNQSYYDWQKNKNF from the coding sequence ATGGATAAAATATGTGAAAATTACAAAAATAGCCTGTATTCAGGATTATCAAAAATTGGAAAATGCCTGTCTAGTGAAAAAAGAATTGAAATACTAGATCTCCTTGTACAAGGGTCAAAAACTGTAGAAAGTATTTCAAACGAAACTGGAATGAGCATTGCAAATACTTCTAGACATTTACAGATTTTAAAAGACGGTAATCTAGTTATTAATGAAAAAAAGGGAAATTATGTTGTCTACGAAATTGCAAATACTCAGATAATTGACCTGGTGTATCTTTTAATTGGCGTGGGAGAAAAACAATTAGCAGATATTCAGCGAATACACAATGAATTTAATGACAGCTGTATGAAAATCCGCCCGATTACATTAGAACAGGCTTATGAAATGGCAAAAAAAAGTGAGACACTGATAATAGATTTACGTCCTCAAGATGAATTTAATTCAAGTCATATAGAAAATGCAATTAATATTCCAATGAAGGAACTTGAAAAAAATATTACAAATCTACCAAAAAACAAGAAAATCATTGTTTACTGCCGTGGAAGAAACTGTGCTTATGCAAATTTGGCTTCTAAATTATTAAATGATAACGGCTTTCAAGCATATAGCCTAAATCAAAGCTATTATGACTGGCAGAAAAATAAAAATTTTTAG
- the mutS gene encoding DNA mismatch repair protein MutS: protein MADTPLMKQYKEIKSNFEDSILFFRLGDFYEMFFEDAVKASRELGLTLTSRNKEKNVDVPLAGVPFHSADSYITKLVSKGYKVAICEQTEDPKMAKGIVKREVVKIITPGTVVDVEALDAKSNNYLMSILKIENKLGIAYIDITTGEFKVTEVEKDDDFVKLFNEINKIEPKEVLVTEDFYGEIKEKLDDFLQKNDSVVTFVNKVRDSAKYLMDYFEIVSLESYGIKDKKAIIGAAAMALDYAATMQVEHELTVEKIEFVNISNYAEINAITSRNLELLKNQREKTVYGSLLWVLDECKTSMGTRLLKRFINNPLLNIEKIQKRQEDVQYFIDNILIREDLREKLENIYDLERLLGKIIFGSENGKDLTALKKTIKSAVEIMKILENTDFFKDIDANILFECYKIIDDSINEDAPFSVREGGIIKSGYNAELDEIRNIMNSGKDFLLDIEQREREATGIRNMKIKFNKVFGYFIEITKANLDMVPEHYIRKQTLSNSERYITPELKKYEDTIINSKAKIEDLEYHLFKEISGKLKEHRKILSELAERLAYIDVMVSFAVSAIENDYAKPEMNEEYSFEIEGGRHPVVEKLIGRTDYVSNDTVFTEKESFVVLTGPNMSGKSTYMKQIALISIMAQIGSFVPAKKANLSIIDKYLTRIGASDDILTGQSTFMVEMSEVSNILNNATEKSLIILDEVGRGTSTTDGVSIATAISMYIHDKIGAKTVFATHYHELTDLENKFAHIVNYRIEVDEKQGKVMFLRNIVKGGADKSYGIEVAKLAGLPKEILVESKKVLKRLEQKKELIEKTVDVHQLSLFGGNLEFEDNFDEAEKDFKNVENNQLYEEKLAQIEEEKEKLRKIMNKIEDYDINNITPMDAMKFLFELKENMKKDNK from the coding sequence ATGGCAGATACACCGCTTATGAAGCAATATAAGGAGATAAAATCAAATTTTGAGGATTCTATATTGTTTTTTAGATTGGGTGATTTTTATGAAATGTTTTTTGAGGATGCGGTGAAAGCGTCACGGGAGCTGGGACTTACGCTTACTTCGAGAAATAAGGAAAAAAATGTAGATGTACCGCTTGCAGGAGTTCCGTTTCATTCGGCAGATTCATATATAACAAAACTTGTTTCAAAAGGGTATAAAGTTGCGATTTGTGAGCAGACAGAAGATCCGAAGATGGCAAAGGGAATTGTAAAACGGGAAGTTGTGAAGATTATAACGCCAGGGACAGTTGTGGATGTAGAGGCACTTGATGCCAAGAGCAATAATTACTTGATGAGTATTTTGAAAATTGAGAATAAACTTGGAATTGCGTATATTGATATAACTACTGGAGAGTTTAAGGTAACAGAAGTTGAAAAGGATGATGATTTTGTAAAATTATTTAATGAGATTAATAAGATTGAGCCTAAGGAAGTGCTTGTTACAGAGGATTTTTATGGAGAAATAAAGGAAAAGTTAGATGATTTTTTACAAAAGAATGATTCAGTTGTAACTTTTGTGAATAAGGTTCGGGATAGTGCAAAATATCTTATGGATTATTTTGAGATTGTGTCGCTTGAAAGTTATGGGATTAAAGATAAAAAGGCGATAATTGGAGCTGCAGCCATGGCACTTGATTATGCTGCTACTATGCAGGTTGAACATGAGCTGACTGTGGAAAAAATTGAGTTTGTGAATATTTCCAATTATGCTGAAATAAATGCGATTACGAGCAGAAATCTGGAACTTTTGAAAAATCAGAGGGAAAAAACTGTTTATGGCTCGCTTCTGTGGGTGCTGGACGAGTGTAAAACTTCGATGGGAACACGGCTTTTAAAAAGATTTATAAATAATCCGCTTTTAAATATTGAAAAAATACAGAAAAGACAGGAAGATGTACAGTATTTTATTGATAATATCTTGATTCGTGAGGATTTGAGGGAAAAACTTGAGAATATTTACGATTTAGAGCGGCTTTTGGGGAAAATAATCTTTGGAAGTGAAAATGGAAAAGATTTGACAGCATTGAAAAAAACGATAAAATCGGCTGTTGAAATAATGAAAATTTTGGAAAATACGGATTTTTTTAAGGATATTGATGCAAATATTTTGTTTGAGTGTTATAAAATAATTGACGACAGTATAAATGAAGATGCGCCATTTTCAGTACGTGAAGGCGGAATTATAAAATCTGGATACAATGCGGAACTGGATGAAATTAGAAATATTATGAATTCTGGGAAGGACTTTTTGCTGGATATTGAACAGCGTGAAAGGGAAGCAACTGGAATTCGAAATATGAAAATAAAATTTAACAAGGTTTTTGGTTATTTTATTGAAATTACAAAAGCAAATCTGGATATGGTGCCAGAACATTACATAAGAAAACAGACTCTTTCAAACTCAGAAAGGTATATTACGCCTGAGCTGAAAAAATACGAAGATACAATAATAAATTCCAAAGCAAAAATCGAAGATTTGGAATATCATTTGTTCAAGGAAATTAGCGGGAAACTCAAGGAACATCGAAAAATTTTGTCAGAACTTGCAGAAAGGCTGGCATACATTGATGTAATGGTATCTTTTGCTGTAAGTGCCATTGAAAATGATTATGCAAAACCTGAAATGAACGAGGAATATTCCTTTGAAATTGAGGGCGGAAGGCATCCAGTTGTGGAAAAGCTGATTGGAAGGACGGATTATGTTTCAAATGATACAGTCTTTACTGAAAAGGAAAGTTTTGTTGTGCTAACAGGACCTAATATGTCGGGAAAATCAACGTATATGAAGCAAATCGCATTAATTTCCATAATGGCTCAGATTGGTTCTTTTGTCCCTGCGAAAAAAGCAAATTTATCAATTATAGACAAATATTTGACACGGATTGGGGCTTCTGATGATATTTTGACTGGGCAAAGTACATTTATGGTGGAAATGAGTGAAGTTTCCAACATTCTGAACAATGCGACTGAAAAAAGTCTGATAATACTTGATGAAGTTGGACGTGGAACTTCCACAACCGATGGAGTCTCCATTGCAACTGCCATTTCAATGTATATTCATGATAAAATCGGTGCTAAGACAGTATTTGCAACACATTATCACGAACTTACTGATTTAGAAAATAAATTTGCACATATTGTAAATTATCGGATAGAAGTGGATGAAAAGCAGGGAAAAGTGATGTTTTTGCGAAATATTGTAAAAGGTGGAGCTGATAAGTCTTATGGAATTGAAGTAGCGAAATTGGCGGGGCTTCCGAAGGAAATACTTGTTGAAAGCAAGAAAGTTTTAAAACGGCTGGAACAGAAAAAGGAGCTTATTGAGAAAACGGTGGATGTTCATCAGCTCTCGCTTTTTGGAGGAAATTTAGAATTTGAAGATAATTTTGACGAAGCTGAAAAAGATTTTAAAAATGTTGAAAATAATCAGCTTTATGAGGAAAAATTAGCACAAATTGAAGAAGAAAAGGAAAAATTACGAAAAATTATGAATAAGATAGAAGATTACGATATAAATAATATTACACCAATGGATGCAATGAAATTTTTGTTTGAATTGAAGGAAAATATGAAAAAAGATAATAAATAG